In Sphaeramia orbicularis chromosome 1, fSphaOr1.1, whole genome shotgun sequence, a genomic segment contains:
- the LOC115421898 gene encoding leucine-rich repeat extensin-like protein 3 isoform X2 has product MTTVPVPPPPPPPPAPSQPPKQLIPLSPQLAAIPFCHGEDHPVQETTPSAEALHDTQDEPAPPQPTVHNGPPPPPQEQDDPDNEGKKKPVQETDPAPQTLSSSQNFGIAQTTVQEDNATNLDQTEEK; this is encoded by the exons ATG ACTACAGTTCCTgtaccaccacctcctcctccaccccctgCTCCATCCCAGCCTCCAAAACAATTGATTCCGCTGTCACCTCAACTTGCTGCCATTCCTTTCTGTCATGGTGAGGACCATCCAGTGCAAGAAACAACTCCCTCTGCAGAGGCTCTACATGACACACAG GATGAACCAGCCCCACCTCAGCCCACAGTGCACAACGGACCCCCTCCTCCGCCACAGGAACAAGACGATCCTGATAATGAAGGGAAGAAGAAGCCGGTGCAGGAAACTGACCCAGCACCACAGACACTGAGCTCCTCACAG AATTTTGGGATTGCACAGACCACGGTGCAAGAGGACAACGCCACTAATTTGGACCAGACTGAGGAAAAGTGA
- the rnf11a gene encoding RING finger protein 11a: MGNCLFSQGADDLSLLNDSEGGSLPGEPPPPYQERAEPVPVYHPTPGESRLASQLTEEEQIRIAQRIGLIQHLPRGIFDPGSDPSDKKVKECVICMMDFEYGDPVRFLPCLHIYHVDCIDPWLMRSFTCPTCMEPVDAALLSTYETN, encoded by the exons ATGGGGAACTGTCTGTTTTCGCAAGGTGCGGATGACCTGTCTCTGCTGAACGATTCCGAGGGAGGAAGTCTGCCCGGGGAGCCTCCGCCGCCATACCAG GAACGTGCAGAGCCAGTACCAGTCTATCATCCCACTCCAGGTGAGAGTCGTCTGGCCAGCCAGCTGACTGAAGAGGAGCAGATCCGCATCGCCCAGCGCATTGGTCTCATCCAGCACCTGCCCAGAGGCATCTTTGACCCAGGCTCTGACCCATCTGACAAGAAAGTTAAAGA ATGTGTAATCTGCATGATGGATTTTGAATATGGTGATCCCGTTCGATTCTTGCCCTGCCTTCACATCTACCATGTGGATTGCATCGATCCCTGGCTGATGCGTTCCTTCACCTGCCCAACCTGCATGGAACCCGTCGACGCAGCTCTGCTGTCCACGTATGAAACCAACTAA
- the LOC115421898 gene encoding leucine-rich repeat extensin-like protein 3 isoform X1 → MTTVPVPPPPPPPPAPSQPPKQLIPLSPQLAAIPFCHGEDHPVQETTPSAEALHDTQDEPAPPQPTVHNGPPPPPQEQDDPDNEGKKKPVQETDPAPQTLSSSQLQNFGIAQTTVQEDNATNLDQTEEK, encoded by the exons ATG ACTACAGTTCCTgtaccaccacctcctcctccaccccctgCTCCATCCCAGCCTCCAAAACAATTGATTCCGCTGTCACCTCAACTTGCTGCCATTCCTTTCTGTCATGGTGAGGACCATCCAGTGCAAGAAACAACTCCCTCTGCAGAGGCTCTACATGACACACAG GATGAACCAGCCCCACCTCAGCCCACAGTGCACAACGGACCCCCTCCTCCGCCACAGGAACAAGACGATCCTGATAATGAAGGGAAGAAGAAGCCGGTGCAGGAAACTGACCCAGCACCACAGACACTGAGCTCCTCACAG CTCCAGAATTTTGGGATTGCACAGACCACGGTGCAAGAGGACAACGCCACTAATTTGGACCAGACTGAGGAAAAGTGA